The nucleotide window AGCGATTCTTTCGGTAAGGATTTTGCTTCCTGATACATGACAAGCACTTCTTCTTGCATGTCATCCATCACTTGAAACAGTGCAGTTACCATTTGTTCAAATCGTTCAGCCGCAGGCAAGCTTTGATCCAATAATTGATTGAAACGATCGGTCACTTCATCGTAAACGGCATCACAAACGAGATACAAGATATCTTCCTTGGAAGTGACATATTCATATAGCGTGCCAACGCTAAACCCCGATAAACGAGCGATTTCACGGGTTGTCGTGCGATGAAACCCTTTTTCCTGAAAAAGTTTGACGGCACTCTTCACCATTTGATCGCGCCGTTTTTGGACTAGCTGCTCATCTTTCACCATCGCAGGGACATGTCGTTTCTCCATTGAGGCGCCTCCCGTTAGTCAGCCAACAGCATTTTCCCGATGACAAGACGTTGAATTTCATTTGTTCCTTCGTAGATTTGCGTGATCTTCGCGTCCCGCATATACCGCTCCACCGGGTATTCACGGATATATCCGTACCCGCCGAACACTTGCACAGCTTCTGTTGTTACTTCCATCGCCGTGTCGGCCGCATAAAGCTTCGACATGGCAGACGCCTTTCCATAATCCAACCCTTCTTGTTCGCGCCACGCCGCTTGGTACGTCAACAGGCGGGAAGCTTCAATTTTTGTCGCCATATCCGCAAGTTTGAAGCTAATGCCTTGTTGACCGCCGATCGCTTTTCCGAATTGTTTACGCCCTTTCGCATAAGCCGTCGCTGCATCAAGGGCACCTTGGGCAATTCCTAATGCTTGCGCGGCGATTCCGTTACGTCCGCCGTCTAATGTCTGCATCGCGATTTTAAATCCTTGACCTTCGTCCCCTAAACGATTCATTTTGGAGACGCGACAGTTTTCAAGACGAATTTCTGTTGTGGGCGAAGAACGGATGCCCATTTTTTCTTCTTTTTTTCCAACAAAAAAACCCGGGGAGTCTTTATCCACAATAAATGCCGCGGTGCCTGAATCCATCCCCGCAAATACGACATAAACATCGGCTTCCCCACCATTTGTGATAAAGATTTTCGATCCGTTCAGCACATAGTTCTCCCCTTCGAGGGCGGCCGTTGTTTTCATCGCGCCTGCATCAGAGCCTGATCCCGGCTCCGTAAGGGCAAAAGCGCCTAGCTTCTCGCCACGTGCAAGCGGCCTTAAATACGTTTCTTTTTGCTCTTCCGTCCCGAATTTATAAATAGGCCAACTTGCCAACGAAATATGGGCGGAGAGCGTAACCCCTGTGGACGCGCACACACGGGATAACTCTTCGATGGCAACGACGTAACTTAAGAAATCGCCCCCGATGCCGCCATCCGCTTCCGGCCAAGGGAGTCCCGTAAACCCGAGTTCAGCCATCTGCGTGAAAAGGGAGCGGTCAAAACGTTCGTCCGCATCCCTGTCGGCGGCCGTTGGTTCAACCTCATTTTTCGCAAAGTCGCGAACCATTTTTCGAATCATTTGTTGGTCTTCCGATAGTAAAAATTCCATGCTTCTCGACTGCCTTTCTGAAGATATTATCCGTTTTACACTTTCAAAAGCACAGCATCGCCTTGGCCGCCACCACTACAAATCGCTGCGATGCCGAGACCGCCTCCGCGTTTTTTAAGTTCGTAGGCAAGTGTAAGCAATATGCGGTTTCCGCTCGCTCCGATCGGATGTCCAAGTGCCACAGCCCCGCCGTTAACATTGATTTTTGTTGCATCAACCCCTGATAGTTGTTCACCGAGAAGGGCGACAACGGCAAAGGCCTCGTTCATCTCAAACAAATCAATATCTTCTTGGCTGTACCCGGTTTTTTTACAAAGTTGATCTATAATAAGCCCCGGGGTTTGCGGAAAACGTTCCGTTTCAACGGCGATTGCCGTATGACCGACGATTGTCGCCAATGGTTCCACATTTTCAGCTTGTGCCGTTTCTTTTTCCATGAGCACAAGCGCACTGGCGCCGTCGTTGACGCCCGGTGCGTTCCCGGCTGTGATTGTCCCGTCTTTTCCGAACGCAGGCGGCAATTGTCCGAGCGTATCCGCCGTAACGTTTTCACGAATCGCTTCATCCCGATCTACGACACTATCTTCCCCGCGCCTTCGCGGAACGGTTACAGGTGCAATCTCTTCTTTAAAGCGCCCACTCTCTGTCGCTTCTTGTGCTCTTGTATGGCTGCGAGCTGCCCACTCGTCTTGGGCTTCGCGGCTAATGTCAAACTCTTTTGCATTCCGGTTTCCGTAAACACCCATGTGGACGCCTTCAAACGCGCATGTCAATCCATCATGGACCATCGAATCAATCAGTTTGGCATCGCCCATTTTTTGTCCAAATCGAAAATTCGGCACAACATGCGGCGCCCGGCTCATCGATTCCATGCCCCCTGCTGCGATTTTTGTTGCATCGCCGCTGCGAATGATTTGATCGGCAAGGGTGACACTTCGCATGCCCGATGCGCATACTTTGTTGACCGTCTCCGTTTTGACATTCCACGGGATATCTGCTGCTCTTGCCGCTTGCCGCGACGTTAACTGCCCTTGACCGCCTTGGAGAACGTGACCCATAATGACTTCGTCCAACTGACCTGCTTCAATCCCGGCACGAGCGATTGCCGCTTTTAACGCATGTGCGCCCAAATCCATCGCCGACAACGAAGCTAAGGACCCGCCCATTTTGCTAAAAGGAGTTCTTGCCCCTGATACAATGACTGTTTCTGCCATTTTCATCCTCCATTCTTCCAATTTGTAGAAAAAACGGAAGAGAATCCTCTCCCGTTTTTATTTCCCTTCTTTACGTTTTACGCCGTTTTTTCTTTTTCACCGGCCCCTACAACGGAACGCTCTAAAATTTCCACAACATCAAGCGTTTCAATATCTTCTTCAAGGCCTTTGTCTTTCGTGCCGTCACTGAGCATCGTCAAGCAATACGGGCAAGCGCTTCCGATCATCGTCGGATCAACTTCCATTGCCTGTTCCGTACGTGCAACGTTCACTCTTTGTCCGGCCTCCTCTTCCATCCACATCATGCCGCCACCGGCACCGCAACACATGCCTTCTTCACGGTTCCGTGCCATCTCGACCACGTTAAGGCCGGGAACAGCTCTTAAAATTTCACGCGGCGGATCGTAGACTTCGTTATAACGGCCGAGGTAACAAGAATCATGGTACGTGATCGTTTCGTTAACGGCTTGCGTCGGCTTCAGTTTTCCTTCTTCCAACAATTGCACAAGGAGCTCCGTATGGTGATAAATTTCTACGCCTTCCAAACCAAACTCCGGATACTCGTTTTTAAACATGTTGTACGCGTGCGGATCAATGGTAACAATCCGTTTCACTTCATTTTTCTCGAATTCCTCGATATTTTTGGTCGCAAGTTCCTGGAAAAGAAACTCATTGCCGATCCGTCTGGGAGTGTCTCCGGAGTTCTTTTCCTTGTTTCCGAGAATCGCAAAGGAAACGCCTGCTTCGTTTAGCAACTTGGCAAACGAAGCCGCTATCTTCTGGCTGCGCTTGTCATAAGAACCCATGGAACCGACGAAAAACAGATAGTCAAATGATTCATCTTTTTTATTCAATTCTTTTACCGTCGGCACTTCAATATCATCACGGCTGTCTCTCCAGTTCTCCCGTTCTTTGCGGTTGATGCCCCACGGATTTCCTTGACGTTCAATGTTCGTCATCGCCCGTTGCGCATCTGCATCCATTTTCCCTTCGGTAAGAACGAGGTAGCGTCGCATGTCAAGAATCTTGTCGACATGTTCATTCGCCACCGGGCAAGCATCTTCACAGTTACGGCAAGTGGTGCAAGCCCAAAGTTCCTCTTCGGTAATGACATCGCCGATCAAATTCATGCTATGAACATCTTTTGTTGCTGCGACTTCATCGTCCCTGTCTTCGCCAGCCAACTGATTCGCTGTCGCACCACTAAATGCATACGCCGGCATCCAAGGAGATTGCGAGGTAATGGCCGCCCCTTTTTCCGTCAAATGATCACGCATTTTTAGGAGTAAATCCATCGGCGAGAGCATTTTTCCGCTACCCGTGGCCGGGCACATATTTGTACACCGTCCGCATTCGGTACAAGCGTATAGATCCATCAGCTGTTTTTGATCGAAGTCTTCAATTTTGTTCTTTCCAAACTCTTCTTTTGTTTCATCTTCAAAATCAATCGATTCCAATTTTCCTGTCGGATGCGTCGGTCCCACAAACACATTGGCCGGCGCCGCGATAAGGTGAGCATGCTTGGATTGCGGGATATAGACAAGGAACGTAAGCAAAAACAACAAGTGCAGCCACCAAAATGCGTAAAATAAAACGCCCGCTGCTGTAGCCCCCAGTGGTTCAATCGCGAGTGCGACCACGGAAGACGCAGGTTCGTAAATGTTTGGCGCACTACCGGCAAACCACACGTTGGCCGCACCTTTTGCCAATAATTTAAACACCATGACGCCACTGAGCAAAATCAAGACGAGGCCGGCTTTCCATCCGCGTTTCAAGCGTACGATCTTCTCTATATAACGGCGATAAAAAGCCCAAACTACTCCGAAAAGAATGATTAAAGCAACAATTTCCTGTGACAATGTAAAGAATGGATAAAGCGGCCCGAACGGCAAGTGCCCTCCGTTACTTAAGCCCTTCCAAATAACATCAATCGCGCTGAATTGAATGATGATAAATCCGTAGAAAAAAACAACATGGATAATCCCGCTTTTTTTATCCTTCAGCAACTTCTTCTGACCAAATACATTGACCATGACCGCTTTCCATCGTTCCTTCGCGGAATAGATGAAATTCGGTTTATCCCCAAGGCGAATGAAATCAACCCTCGATTTTACGAGTCTATAAAATAAAAACAGGGCATAGAGCGTCACCGCTATAAAAGCGATTACATGTATCCAAAAAAATATATCCTCCACTCTCAACTTCTCCTTTCCGTTAAATATATCTTCTCTATTTAGACAAGTATAACAAAAAAATCACTGAATGGCTATTCATTTTTTATGCAAGTCTTTTTTACCTGTAAAAAAGTTCATGAAAAATGCAATTACGGGCATAGTAAAAGAAGTTACAAACGGAGGGATTTCCTATGTTCACGACGAGTCTCATTATCATTATCGCACTTCTATTGCTCATCGCGATTTGGTTCATCATTGATTTTCGCCTCGGCCGCAAACGTCATCAACAGTTGGCTTCGACAGCCAAAATTTATCCCCTTCGCCATAGTGAAACCGAACTGATTAAAGATGGACGGAGATTTTTTCAACGCTTGTTTGCAGATATCGAACAGGCACAAGATCATGTGCACATCTCTGTCTTCATTATCAAAGAACCCGGGATCGGCACGCGACTGTTAGCCCTTTTAGAACGAAAAGCACGGGACGGGATAACGGTAAGACTGCTCGTCGACCGTTTCGGAAGCAGGCTCGCGAACGCTACCATCAAACGATTGAAACGCTCGGGCATTTCTTTCGCCTATGCGCACAAACCTAAATTCCCGTTTATTTTTTACAGCGGAAACCGCCGCTATCATCGTAAAATTACGGTCGTTGACGGTAAAGTAGCCTATCTTGGCGGCTTCAATATTGGGGATGAGTATGTAGGGAAAGACAAATTAGGGTACTGGCGCGACTATCATGTGCGGATGGAAAAAGAAGGCGTCGCTGATTTGCAGGAAGTCTTTCTGGACGACTGGGCAGAAGCAGGAGGCGCGCCCCCCGCAAACCTCATGCCTTCCATTGATATGCAAGGACCCGAACCTTTGCAATTACTCGCGAGCGAAGGCCTCGGTTACGCCGATCATCTCATTGATTGGTTTGACTCCGCAAAAACGTATGCAATGATTGCAAGCCCCTATTATGTCCCGGGCAGACTCATTCAAGATGCGGTTACCAATATGGCCAAACGCGGCGTAAGGGTCGATGTGCTTCTCCCGAAAAAAAAGGATCACCCCCTCGTCCAAGATGCGGCCTATGCTTATTTTCGGGAATTGTTGCAGGCAGGTTGCAACATACATGAGTACACCCCCGGTTTTTTTCACGGAAAAGCGATCATCATCGATGGCAAATTCGCGAATATCGGTTCCGCAAAGTTTGATAAACGCAGCTTTTTCTTGAATGATGAGTTGGATCTTTTTTTTCATGACCACGGGACAATGATCGGAGAAGCAGAAGCCGCCGTGAGAAAAGACATGCAATCGGCCAAAAAAGTCACCATGCAGGATGTTGAAAATCGCACGGGTTTTGAGAATGGTAAAACAAAAGTTGCCACATGGATCTCGGATTTGCTGTAGCATTTCCCAAATTCAAGTCCCCCGTTTTAAGACGGGGGTTTTTTGACATCACCCATAGACCCATGTATATTCATGTTCATTTTGTACTCCCTGCGTTATCAATTGCATATCCTTTATGGATGTGCTAGTTTTAAGATACATTTTATTATAATTTTTTAACAAGAGGGGGAATAAATGTGAATAAAGTATTGTTAAGTAAACTCATTGGCATCGTAACAGCTTCTGCCTTAATTGTAAGCGCTTGCGGAAATGGCGAGGATGAAACCGACGGTGATACGGATGGGGAAGATGTGGATGACTTGTTCGTAACCATTGCTGCCGGAGGGACGGAGGGCGTTTATTATCAGATTGCCAGCGCCATGTCCAATGTCTATGAAGCCGAAGGCATGGACACCTCTGTCCAGGCAACAGGCGCTTCGGTTGAAAACATTAACTTGTTGCAAAGCGACCAAGCAGAGCTTGCCATTGTCATGGCCGATGCCACTGAGCAAGCGTACGAAGGTTTCGGCCCCTTTGAAGATGAGGAGCCCATGGATAACCTGGTCGGCATCAGCGGTTTGTATCCGAATGTTGTCCAAATCATTACAACGGAGGGGTCAGGCATTGAAACATTTTCGGATCTTGAAGGCGCTGATGTAGCAATCGGCGATGCCAATTCCGGTGTGGAATTAAATGCGCGTATGATGTTTGAAGCTCATGACATGAGCTATGACGATATCAATGAAGATTATTTGGATTATGGGGAAGCGATCGACCAAATCCGTAACGGCGTGATCGATGCGGCGTTCGTCACCAGCGGCCTTCCCAACCCTGCCGCCATGGATTTGGCAAGCACCGATGAGGTCACCGTTGTAGAAGTCGAAGACGAGGGAATGGAATATTTAGAAGAAAACTATGAATCTTTCCTGGAATACGAAGTTCCAGCCGATACGTATGACAATGAGGAAGACCTTCAGACAGCTGCTATTACGAATCAATTAATCCCTAACCCGGAGCTGACAGACGAGGAAGTCTATGAACTAACCCGTGCATTCTATGAGAATCTGGAAGACATTCATGCCTCCCACGACGCTGCCGCAGACATTGATACCGAAAATATCGAAGAGGGATTAAATGTGCCTATGCATCCGGGCGCTGAGCAGTACTTCGAAGAAGAAGGCTTGCTCTCCGACGATGAATAAAAGGAAAGCGAGGGGATGAGGGGGCAGTCCGCTCCCTCATGTGCTTTATGAAAAAGATGATAATCGGGACGCTCACGCTTGCTACCCTTCTATTCGTGTTATGGTACTTGCTTCCACATCAAACATATCTCACCTTCTCTTCCCAGCGTACAGATGAAGTTTTTTTACAGGAACCGATCGAACCGGGAGATGAAGTGGAAGTTTCCTGGGTTCATTCCATAGAACAGACCCCATGGATCGAAACATTTCGAATCAATGAAAAAAACGAGCTGGTGAAGACCGAAGCACGGTTTAAATCCTATGGTGCAGGGGCACCGGAAGAAACAGACGGTACATTTATGGTGGAAGATGGGTATATGATCATTACGGATTTACACGAAATATTTGAGGCCTATCGTTGGTTCCACTCCTATAATGTAGATTACACCATCTCGATTAATGACGCGACAACCATTGAGACGACCGCGCTTCCCGATCAAACCTTGCTGGAAATGAAAGTGGAAAGGGAGGTGCCGTTCGTACCTAGTTTCTTCTGACAGAAAGGGTGAACATCATGCATCAGGAAAATGCGCAAACCGATGAACAGCTGGATAAAAACCAGGAAGAATTACTTGAAAAATATGATACGGAATCCCGTCTTCGCAGTTTTAATAACCGGTTTCTCGTCATTCTTGTAACAGTTATTGCCGTGTCCATGTCGCTCTATCATCTTATCACCGCGTTTACCGGACCACCGGTACCGATACTCGTCCATCGTGCCTTGCACGTTTCTTTTGTGCTCATCCTTGTTTTTATGCTTTTTCCGCCAACGAAAAAAGCAAGGAGAGATCGCCTGCCGCTCTATGACATCGGGCTTGCGCTTTTATCCATCCCATCCACCATCTATTTATTCGTCAATTTTGAAGACATTGTTACTCGCGGTGGGTTGCCGATTACAGCCGACCTCATTATGGGGACGTTACTGGTCATTCTTGTTTTTGAA belongs to Salicibibacter cibi and includes:
- a CDS encoding phospholipase D-like domain-containing protein, with amino-acid sequence MFTTSLIIIIALLLLIAIWFIIDFRLGRKRHQQLASTAKIYPLRHSETELIKDGRRFFQRLFADIEQAQDHVHISVFIIKEPGIGTRLLALLERKARDGITVRLLVDRFGSRLANATIKRLKRSGISFAYAHKPKFPFIFYSGNRRYHRKITVVDGKVAYLGGFNIGDEYVGKDKLGYWRDYHVRMEKEGVADLQEVFLDDWAEAGGAPPANLMPSIDMQGPEPLQLLASEGLGYADHLIDWFDSAKTYAMIASPYYVPGRLIQDAVTNMAKRGVRVDVLLPKKKDHPLVQDAAYAYFRELLQAGCNIHEYTPGFFHGKAIIIDGKFANIGSAKFDKRSFFLNDELDLFFHDHGTMIGEAEAAVRKDMQSAKKVTMQDVENRTGFENGKTKVATWISDLL
- a CDS encoding TAXI family TRAP transporter solute-binding subunit — translated: MNKVLLSKLIGIVTASALIVSACGNGEDETDGDTDGEDVDDLFVTIAAGGTEGVYYQIASAMSNVYEAEGMDTSVQATGASVENINLLQSDQAELAIVMADATEQAYEGFGPFEDEEPMDNLVGISGLYPNVVQIITTEGSGIETFSDLEGADVAIGDANSGVELNARMMFEAHDMSYDDINEDYLDYGEAIDQIRNGVIDAAFVTSGLPNPAAMDLASTDEVTVVEVEDEGMEYLEENYESFLEYEVPADTYDNEEDLQTAAITNQLIPNPELTDEEVYELTRAFYENLEDIHASHDAAADIDTENIEEGLNVPMHPGAEQYFEEEGLLSDDE
- a CDS encoding TetR/AcrR family transcriptional regulator, coding for MEKRHVPAMVKDEQLVQKRRDQMVKSAVKLFQEKGFHRTTTREIARLSGFSVGTLYEYVTSKEDILYLVCDAVYDEVTDRFNQLLDQSLPAAERFEQMVTALFQVMDDMQEEVLVMYQEAKSLPKESLSYVLKKDESMTANIRNVIDECREEGYLTMNEASARLMAENITVKGHMWTFRRWSLRKHYTLEQYTRLQLDALLST
- a CDS encoding acyl-CoA dehydrogenase, with amino-acid sequence MEFLLSEDQQMIRKMVRDFAKNEVEPTAADRDADERFDRSLFTQMAELGFTGLPWPEADGGIGGDFLSYVVAIEELSRVCASTGVTLSAHISLASWPIYKFGTEEQKETYLRPLARGEKLGAFALTEPGSGSDAGAMKTTAALEGENYVLNGSKIFITNGGEADVYVVFAGMDSGTAAFIVDKDSPGFFVGKKEEKMGIRSSPTTEIRLENCRVSKMNRLGDEGQGFKIAMQTLDGGRNGIAAQALGIAQGALDAATAYAKGRKQFGKAIGGQQGISFKLADMATKIEASRLLTYQAAWREQEGLDYGKASAMSKLYAADTAMEVTTEAVQVFGGYGYIREYPVERYMRDAKITQIYEGTNEIQRLVIGKMLLAD
- a CDS encoding acetyl-CoA C-acetyltransferase, which translates into the protein MAETVIVSGARTPFSKMGGSLASLSAMDLGAHALKAAIARAGIEAGQLDEVIMGHVLQGGQGQLTSRQAARAADIPWNVKTETVNKVCASGMRSVTLADQIIRSGDATKIAAGGMESMSRAPHVVPNFRFGQKMGDAKLIDSMVHDGLTCAFEGVHMGVYGNRNAKEFDISREAQDEWAARSHTRAQEATESGRFKEEIAPVTVPRRRGEDSVVDRDEAIRENVTADTLGQLPPAFGKDGTITAGNAPGVNDGASALVLMEKETAQAENVEPLATIVGHTAIAVETERFPQTPGLIIDQLCKKTGYSQEDIDLFEMNEAFAVVALLGEQLSGVDATKINVNGGAVALGHPIGASGNRILLTLAYELKKRGGGLGIAAICSGGGQGDAVLLKV
- a CDS encoding (Fe-S)-binding protein encodes the protein MEDIFFWIHVIAFIAVTLYALFLFYRLVKSRVDFIRLGDKPNFIYSAKERWKAVMVNVFGQKKLLKDKKSGIIHVVFFYGFIIIQFSAIDVIWKGLSNGGHLPFGPLYPFFTLSQEIVALIILFGVVWAFYRRYIEKIVRLKRGWKAGLVLILLSGVMVFKLLAKGAANVWFAGSAPNIYEPASSVVALAIEPLGATAAGVLFYAFWWLHLLFLLTFLVYIPQSKHAHLIAAPANVFVGPTHPTGKLESIDFEDETKEEFGKNKIEDFDQKQLMDLYACTECGRCTNMCPATGSGKMLSPMDLLLKMRDHLTEKGAAITSQSPWMPAYAFSGATANQLAGEDRDDEVAATKDVHSMNLIGDVITEEELWACTTCRNCEDACPVANEHVDKILDMRRYLVLTEGKMDADAQRAMTNIERQGNPWGINRKERENWRDSRDDIEVPTVKELNKKDESFDYLFFVGSMGSYDKRSQKIAASFAKLLNEAGVSFAILGNKEKNSGDTPRRIGNEFLFQELATKNIEEFEKNEVKRIVTIDPHAYNMFKNEYPEFGLEGVEIYHHTELLVQLLEEGKLKPTQAVNETITYHDSCYLGRYNEVYDPPREILRAVPGLNVVEMARNREEGMCCGAGGGMMWMEEEAGQRVNVARTEQAMEVDPTMIGSACPYCLTMLSDGTKDKGLEEDIETLDVVEILERSVVGAGEKEKTA
- a CDS encoding DUF1850 domain-containing protein; this encodes MCFMKKMIIGTLTLATLLFVLWYLLPHQTYLTFSSQRTDEVFLQEPIEPGDEVEVSWVHSIEQTPWIETFRINEKNELVKTEARFKSYGAGAPEETDGTFMVEDGYMIITDLHEIFEAYRWFHSYNVDYTISINDATTIETTALPDQTLLEMKVEREVPFVPSFF